Proteins from a single region of Bacteroidota bacterium:
- a CDS encoding GDSL-type esterase/lipase family protein — MNRLLLCIVLLVSVGKSRGQDFISFENTYSFIQYDINKIDLPGDSLDFMLFMQKFDKLVSSGHGNLNIVHFGGSHVQADMWTRKIRQNFDRFLNQQVTSRGSIFPYKAVKTNGSLQFDVEYNKTWNGLRNVMLNGSGAKMGLMGWRATARDSGQYIKIVLKNDDYSRFYFDELRVFYDTGVNYFAFSIEVDTMLYMSDFDTLCNCAKFTFDKPANSFILTVHKLDSLQNEFNLYGIQTQLHGPGLTYHSVGINGASVPSYLNCPDLEQQLALLHPDLIIFSIGINDAFGKNFTREGFERDYTELIRRIKTTCPNTAILFTTNTDSYKTVRRRTYKNYNGNDVRAAMYNLAKKNGAAVWDLYSVMGGLGSIAAWRKHGMAQRDLIHLTNTGYTYLGDLFFEAFLKKYDSFLITPFANFSYE; from the coding sequence GTGAATAGGTTATTATTGTGCATAGTACTTTTAGTTTCTGTTGGCAAATCACGCGGGCAGGATTTCATCTCATTTGAAAACACGTACTCTTTTATTCAATACGACATAAACAAAATTGATTTACCGGGTGACAGTCTTGATTTTATGTTGTTTATGCAAAAGTTTGACAAACTTGTGAGTTCCGGACATGGCAATCTGAATATTGTACATTTCGGGGGTTCGCATGTCCAAGCAGATATGTGGACACGTAAAATCAGACAAAATTTCGACCGATTTCTCAACCAGCAAGTAACAAGCAGAGGAAGTATTTTCCCCTATAAAGCAGTTAAAACCAATGGTTCACTTCAATTCGATGTAGAATACAATAAGACATGGAACGGGTTGCGTAATGTAATGCTGAACGGCAGTGGTGCAAAAATGGGTTTGATGGGTTGGAGAGCTACAGCCAGAGACAGCGGACAATATATTAAGATAGTGCTGAAAAATGATGATTACAGCCGCTTTTACTTTGATGAACTTCGTGTTTTTTATGATACCGGAGTCAACTACTTTGCTTTCAGTATTGAGGTGGACACTATGTTGTATATGTCAGATTTTGACACCCTTTGTAATTGTGCAAAGTTCACATTTGACAAACCTGCCAATAGTTTTATTCTAACGGTACACAAATTGGATTCGCTGCAAAACGAATTCAATCTTTATGGCATCCAAACGCAACTACACGGACCGGGATTAACTTATCATTCGGTGGGAATCAACGGGGCTTCTGTTCCTTCATACCTGAATTGCCCTGATTTAGAACAACAACTTGCTTTGCTGCATCCTGATTTGATTATTTTTTCGATTGGAATTAATGATGCCTTTGGCAAAAACTTTACTCGCGAAGGGTTTGAGAGAGATTATACTGAACTTATACGCAGAATCAAGACCACTTGCCCCAATACTGCCATCTTGTTCACCACCAACACCGACAGCTATAAGACAGTCAGAAGAAGAACATACAAAAACTACAATGGAAATGATGTGAGGGCGGCCATGTATAATTTAGCAAAGAAAAATGGGGCTGCTGTGTGGGATTTGTATTCTGTGATGGGAGGATTAGGTTCGATAGCAGCATGGCGAAAGCACGGGATGGCTCAACGAGATTTAATCCACCTTACAAACACAGGATACACCTACCTTGGCGACCTTTTCTTTGAAGCGTTTTTAAAAAAATACGACAGTTTTCTGATAACACCTTTCGCAAACTTTTCTTATGAATGA
- a CDS encoding MBOAT family protein, translated as MNEIYKEYIIKLLTYSPANPLIFTGVYFWGFFAVVFGIFSIIHKRITLRNLFLFVASIFFYYKTSGLYFTLLLLTIFYDYFIGHSIYKSQNSLVRKLWLTLSIVLNLSILAYFKYAYFFTDSYNAIFGTDYKVLNYFAMFKHTLTGSGSIVDKILLPIGISFYTFQSISYTVDIYQKKLKPLNNILDYGFFVSFFPPLVSGPISRASEFIPQMLSKYHITGYQFGFAVFMILQGLLKKMVFGDYMAFHFIDKIYAAPETYPGFANLMAALCYSLQVYLDFSGYTDIAIGVALLMGFRFMTNFNSPYKALNVADFWRRWHISLSTWLRDYLYIPLGGNRKGTWASHLIIAFIACILVLLIGDYNYFWIFGAIALLFIILSKIFPAFKKQVDLNINLMITMLLGGLWHGSTWNFIIWGGINGLGLVVYKLWKKISPYEKLKGWYIRAFKIALTFAFVSYTRIWFRAPNKEIADTVRSKIFSDMDWSLAEAVLMGYWKVFVLFLLGMIVHWLPRSLKLKYRFAFIKSPVPVKLLAVVLTMFLIWQTVTAGFMPFIYFQF; from the coding sequence ATGAATGAAATTTATAAAGAATATATCATCAAACTGCTGACTTACTCTCCAGCTAACCCACTCATTTTCACGGGTGTGTATTTTTGGGGATTTTTTGCAGTTGTCTTTGGTATTTTTTCTATCATTCACAAACGTATTACGCTTCGTAATCTCTTTCTATTTGTAGCAAGTATTTTCTTCTATTACAAAACCAGCGGATTGTATTTTACACTCCTATTGCTCACTATTTTTTACGATTATTTCATAGGACACAGCATTTATAAATCCCAAAATTCCTTAGTCCGAAAACTTTGGCTTACGCTCAGTATAGTGCTTAATCTATCTATCCTTGCCTATTTTAAATATGCATACTTTTTTACCGATTCCTATAATGCCATTTTCGGAACTGATTACAAAGTGTTGAATTACTTTGCCATGTTCAAGCACACCTTAACCGGCTCAGGTTCAATAGTTGACAAAATCTTACTACCAATCGGAATTTCTTTTTACACCTTTCAATCTATAAGCTATACCGTTGATATCTATCAAAAGAAGTTAAAACCACTAAACAACATTCTGGACTATGGATTTTTTGTTTCCTTCTTTCCACCGCTGGTTTCAGGTCCAATTTCCAGAGCTTCGGAGTTTATTCCTCAGATGTTAAGCAAATACCATATTACAGGCTATCAATTCGGATTTGCGGTATTTATGATTTTGCAGGGATTGCTTAAAAAAATGGTCTTTGGTGACTATATGGCATTTCACTTTATTGATAAAATATATGCTGCTCCCGAGACCTATCCGGGTTTTGCAAACCTGATGGCTGCTTTGTGCTATTCATTGCAGGTTTACTTGGATTTTTCGGGTTATACAGATATTGCCATCGGTGTGGCTTTGCTCATGGGATTCAGGTTTATGACAAACTTCAACTCTCCTTACAAAGCCCTAAATGTGGCTGATTTCTGGAGACGCTGGCACATCAGCCTTTCCACTTGGCTCAGAGATTATCTTTATATCCCATTGGGAGGAAACAGAAAGGGTACTTGGGCTTCTCATTTAATCATTGCCTTCATAGCATGTATCTTGGTTTTACTTATTGGGGACTACAATTATTTTTGGATTTTTGGCGCAATTGCTTTGCTATTTATCATACTAAGCAAAATCTTTCCTGCATTTAAAAAACAAGTGGACTTAAATATTAACTTAATGATAACCATGCTGCTTGGCGGTCTTTGGCACGGTTCTACTTGGAATTTTATTATTTGGGGCGGAATCAATGGATTAGGGTTGGTTGTCTATAAACTATGGAAAAAAATCAGCCCTTATGAGAAGCTTAAAGGGTGGTATATACGTGCTTTTAAAATTGCACTGACTTTTGCTTTTGTCAGCTATACAAGAATTTGGTTTAGAGCACCCAACAAAGAAATCGCAGACACAGTTCGTTCTAAAATTTTCTCTGACATGGACTGGTCTTTGGCAGAGGCAGTGTTGATGGGGTATTGGAAAGTCTTTGTACTATTTTTGTTGGGAATGATAGTACACTGGCTGCCACGTTCACTCAAACTCAAATACAGATTTGCATTTATCAAATCTCCCGTACCTGTCAAATTGCTTGCGGTTGTACTTACTATGTTTCTAATCTGGCAAACAGTTACAGCCGGATTTATGCCTTTTATTTATTTTCAGTTTTAA
- a CDS encoding class I SAM-dependent methyltransferase, translating into MIDKIKSVAKFISPKFQTLHLDYKVKPQPRYGHGNPPHALLFDLINQNRAIYKANLEYFLTLAQHIHQIQDTQTEQNENNPSWNNGFLPGLDIVSIYGMIAKYKPKKYIEIGSGNSTKVARKSVSENKTSSEIISIDPFPRANIDHLADKVIRTPFENLTDNKFIIESLGENDILFIDNSHRLFPNSDVMVCFMELLPFMKKGVIVHIHDIYLPYDYPQFMCNRFYNEQYMLAMLILANPNRYSPILPNYFISQDPELSQSIAPIWNHPNLINVERHGDSCWLQIN; encoded by the coding sequence ATGATAGATAAAATCAAATCAGTTGCAAAATTTATTTCTCCAAAATTTCAAACGCTACATCTGGATTATAAGGTCAAACCCCAACCCAGATATGGGCACGGAAATCCTCCGCATGCACTATTATTTGATTTAATCAATCAAAACCGAGCAATTTATAAAGCAAACTTGGAGTATTTTTTGACACTCGCCCAACACATTCACCAAATTCAAGACACACAAACAGAACAAAACGAGAACAATCCTTCTTGGAACAATGGGTTCTTGCCGGGTCTTGACATCGTGAGTATATATGGCATGATTGCTAAGTACAAACCTAAAAAATACATTGAAATAGGTTCAGGTAACTCAACAAAAGTGGCGCGAAAATCTGTTTCCGAAAATAAAACAAGCTCTGAAATCATTTCTATTGACCCTTTTCCCAGAGCCAATATTGATCATTTGGCAGACAAGGTTATCAGGACACCTTTCGAAAATCTTACCGATAACAAATTTATCATTGAATCGTTGGGTGAAAATGATATTTTATTTATTGACAACTCGCACCGCCTTTTTCCAAATTCAGACGTAATGGTCTGCTTTATGGAATTACTCCCTTTTATGAAAAAGGGAGTAATTGTGCATATACACGACATCTATCTGCCTTATGATTATCCGCAGTTTATGTGTAACAGATTTTACAACGAGCAATATATGCTCGCCATGTTAATTCTGGCTAATCCAAACAGATATAGCCCCATTTTGCCCAATTATTTTATAAGCCAAGACCCTGAATTGTCGCAAAGTATTGCGCCAATATGGAACCATCCCAATCTAATTAATGTAGAAAGGCACGGAGATTCCTGTTGGTTACAAATAAATTAA